In Patescibacteria group bacterium, a single genomic region encodes these proteins:
- a CDS encoding 50S ribosomal protein L25, whose product MPELSLSVKLRKSEERNPLTLRKNGLIPAVLYGPETENQVFTVDQAEFLQFLKSAPKNKPFRLKILDSKAEIDNVLIHEIQKDSLKDQILNIDFYQFSSKKRIKLSVPIEFIGKAPAIDQGGVIVSNMNELEVECLPINIPEKILVDVSVLENLDSTIYVKDLNLPGGVVCHFDPQTPVVSVTEPTKEVVAEEPVAAEEAGTGAGGESQEEKTTEAKAASEAAPAE is encoded by the coding sequence ATGCCAGAACTTAGTTTAAGCGTTAAATTAAGAAAATCAGAAGAGAGAAATCCTCTAACTCTAAGAAAAAACGGGTTAATCCCGGCTGTTTTGTATGGACCGGAAACAGAAAATCAGGTTTTCACTGTTGATCAAGCTGAGTTTTTGCAGTTTCTCAAATCAGCCCCCAAGAACAAGCCGTTCAGGCTAAAGATTTTAGATAGCAAGGCAGAGATTGACAATGTTTTAATCCACGAGATTCAAAAAGACAGCTTAAAGGATCAGATTTTGAATATAGATTTTTATCAGTTCAGCAGCAAGAAAAGAATTAAGCTTTCAGTGCCGATTGAGTTTATCGGTAAAGCTCCGGCCATTGATCAGGGCGGCGTGATTGTTTCTAATATGAATGAACTTGAAGTTGAGTGTTTGCCGATTAATATTCCCGAGAAAATTTTAGTTGATGTTTCGGTTTTAGAAAACCTTGATTCAACTATTTATGTTAAAGACTTGAACCTGCCCGGAGGAGTGGTTTGCCATTTTGATCCCCAAACCCCGGTTGTTTCTGTAACTGAACCAACTAAAGAAGTTGTTGCTGAAGAACCAGTTGCAGCAGAAGAGGCAGGGACTGGGGCAGGCGGGGAGAGCCAAGAAGAAAAAACAACTGAAGCCAAAGCAGCTTCAGAGGCCGCCCCAGCTGAATAA
- a CDS encoding ATP cone domain-containing protein: MAKTTAKKISWQSAKIKPPETIIKRNGQVASFEPGKIESAISRCFKAFNKEPRIPIPDLTNQVVNIVSAKYDQPTVEQVQDVVETVLQAAGEYEAAKRYIIYRLEHAKLREQRPIPEQVRGAFTDSDKYFPSPLQKFQFYDKYSRFNYELGRRETWIETVNRAVNFLKELSEERLSKEVYEKLHHFILEMKAMPSMRLLAMAGPAARRNNMAIYNCSYLPVDSLDSFVEALLISMAGCGVGFSVEKKYVENLPRIKRQQQGKPVKFVIPDSTEGWASALKQGLELWFAGKDIEYDFSQVRPAGAPLRTKGGRASGPEPLRKMLEFARSKILSRQGSFLRPIDAHDIMCAIGDAVVSGGVRRTAMISLFDFDDTEMRLCKSGENIKGNERRWNANNSMVWPERELSQAEITRFILEMDESARGEPGIFSRWAAQNTVPKRRRPADFGTNPCGEIILRPYEFCNLSIAVARKEDDFESLKQKVEIAAIIGTIQSMATNFPGLRPEWKKNCQEERLLGVDINGQMDCPAFRDEKAMEKLRQVAIETNKKYARILGINQSAAVTCVKPSGNSSQLLDCSSGVHARWSKYYIRNVRVGAHTPVFKVLRDAGVPMDPENNQSPELARTWVAHFPVKSPPGAVVRKDLTALDQCRYWLKVKENWTEHNPSVTVTYSPDELLDIAKWVWQHQDKIGGMTFLPSFDAQYDQMPYVEISKEEYDRLNQDFPEIDFSKIYRYEEEDLTTAAQEVACLAGVCDLIL, from the coding sequence ATGGCAAAAACAACGGCAAAAAAGATTTCTTGGCAGTCAGCAAAAATTAAACCGCCAGAAACTATTATTAAGCGGAATGGGCAGGTGGCATCTTTTGAACCGGGGAAGATTGAGTCAGCAATCAGCCGTTGTTTTAAAGCTTTTAACAAAGAGCCGAGAATTCCAATCCCAGATTTAACTAACCAAGTGGTTAATATTGTTTCAGCTAAATATGACCAGCCGACAGTTGAGCAGGTTCAGGATGTGGTGGAAACAGTCCTGCAAGCAGCCGGAGAATATGAAGCGGCCAAGCGGTACATTATTTATCGGCTTGAACATGCCAAGCTCAGAGAGCAAAGGCCGATTCCCGAACAAGTCAGGGGGGCATTTACTGATTCAGATAAGTATTTTCCGAGCCCGTTGCAGAAATTCCAGTTTTATGACAAATACTCTCGTTTTAATTATGAATTAGGCAGAAGAGAGACCTGGATAGAAACAGTCAATCGGGCAGTGAACTTTCTGAAAGAGCTTTCAGAAGAAAGACTATCCAAAGAAGTTTATGAAAAACTTCATCATTTTATTTTGGAGATGAAAGCAATGCCGTCAATGCGATTGTTAGCAATGGCTGGTCCGGCGGCTCGGCGGAACAATATGGCGATTTATAACTGCTCTTATTTGCCGGTTGACAGTTTGGATTCTTTTGTTGAAGCCCTGCTTATCTCTATGGCTGGGTGCGGAGTTGGTTTTTCAGTTGAAAAAAAATATGTTGAAAATCTGCCTCGGATTAAAAGGCAGCAACAAGGGAAGCCGGTTAAGTTTGTTATTCCTGATTCTACTGAAGGTTGGGCCAGCGCTTTAAAACAGGGATTAGAACTTTGGTTTGCTGGTAAAGATATTGAGTATGATTTTTCTCAAGTCCGGCCAGCCGGAGCGCCGCTGCGGACTAAAGGCGGTCGAGCTTCCGGACCAGAGCCGTTAAGAAAAATGTTAGAGTTTGCCAGGAGTAAGATTCTTTCAAGGCAGGGCAGTTTTTTAAGACCGATTGATGCCCATGATATTATGTGCGCGATTGGCGATGCGGTTGTTTCCGGCGGAGTAAGAAGAACGGCAATGATTTCTTTATTTGATTTTGATGACACCGAGATGAGATTATGTAAAAGCGGGGAAAACATAAAGGGCAATGAGCGGAGATGGAATGCAAACAATTCAATGGTTTGGCCAGAACGGGAGTTGTCTCAGGCTGAAATAACCCGGTTTATTTTAGAAATGGATGAGTCTGCCAGAGGTGAACCGGGGATTTTTTCTCGCTGGGCGGCCCAAAACACAGTTCCTAAACGTCGCCGGCCGGCTGATTTTGGCACCAATCCTTGCGGTGAAATTATTCTTCGGCCGTATGAGTTTTGCAATTTGTCTATTGCCGTTGCTAGAAAAGAAGATGATTTTGAGAGTTTAAAACAAAAAGTTGAAATTGCCGCAATTATCGGGACAATTCAGTCAATGGCAACCAATTTTCCCGGTCTGCGGCCGGAATGGAAGAAAAATTGCCAGGAAGAGCGGCTTTTAGGAGTTGATATCAATGGCCAGATGGATTGCCCGGCCTTCAGAGATGAGAAAGCGATGGAAAAACTTAGGCAAGTGGCAATTGAAACCAACAAAAAATATGCCAGGATTTTGGGGATTAACCAGTCGGCTGCAGTTACTTGTGTTAAGCCTTCGGGCAATTCTTCTCAACTTTTAGATTGTTCTTCCGGAGTCCATGCTCGCTGGTCAAAATATTATATCCGGAATGTTCGGGTTGGCGCCCATACGCCGGTATTTAAAGTTCTTCGAGATGCGGGTGTGCCAATGGATCCGGAGAATAACCAATCGCCAGAATTGGCCCGAACCTGGGTGGCTCATTTTCCGGTTAAGTCGCCTCCGGGCGCCGTGGTCAGAAAAGATTTAACTGCTTTGGATCAATGCCGTTATTGGCTTAAAGTTAAGGAAAATTGGACTGAACACAATCCAAGCGTTACCGTAACCTATTCTCCTGATGAATTGCTTGATATTGCTAAATGGGTTTGGCAGCACCAGGACAAGATCGGCGGGATGACTTTTTTGCCGAGTTTTGATGCTCAATACGACCAGATGCCTTATGTTGAGATTTCTAAAGAGGAATATGACCGGCTTAATCAAGATTTTCCTGAAATTGATTTTTCCAAAATTTACCGTTATGAAGAAGAAGACTTGACCACTGCGGCTCAGGAAGTTGCTTGTTTGGCCGGAGTTTGCGATTTGATTCTTTAA
- a CDS encoding DUF5680 domain-containing protein, which yields MNLEDLKSFLRESVVHTYAGNGKEVKSQRPGFIELEYQKGDWYLRDSYAGHFQAPGMTVVYFQDKPVWTYAYSGKTIKEYYDRTNEIFSFLKSAMLEKDLKEANDLPVRGPSEYLQNEWKYTFDFEGDMNCFYAREKIFLKNELVFFQDIIGGLVISRNA from the coding sequence ATGAATTTAGAAGATCTTAAATCGTTTTTAAGGGAATCAGTTGTCCATACTTATGCTGGTAACGGGAAAGAAGTTAAATCCCAACGTCCCGGGTTTATTGAATTGGAATATCAAAAAGGCGACTGGTATTTAAGAGACAGTTACGCTGGTCATTTCCAGGCTCCGGGCATGACCGTGGTTTATTTTCAGGATAAACCAGTTTGGACTTACGCTTATTCTGGCAAAACAATAAAAGAATATTATGACAGAACAAACGAGATATTTTCTTTTCTTAAATCAGCCATGCTGGAAAAAGATTTGAAAGAAGCGAATGACTTGCCGGTGCGCGGGCCAAGCGAATATCTCCAAAATGAATGGAAATACACTTTTGATTTTGAGGGTGATATGAACTGTTTTTATGCTCGGGAAAAGATATTCTTGAAAAATGAATTGGTTTTCTTTCAGGATATTATTGGCGGTTTGGTGATTAGCAGAAACGCGTAG
- the lepA gene encoding translation elongation factor 4, protein MNQEQIRNFCITAHIDHGKSTLADRFLELTGAVSQREFRNQFLDQMELERERGITIKMQPVRMTYRPQILSSKHEILNKSKTQNSKGLEIRNSDLEIANSTQEFVLNLIDTPGHVDFTYEVSRSLAAVEGAILLVDITQGIQAQTLANLHLAQKQNLAIVGAVNKIDLNHSKADLEALKSKIAELINCSPEEILEVSGKTGQGAAELLRLVILKIPPPQGKPEALLRALVFDSFYDSFKGVVACIRLVDGEVKQGDRIKLFASGAETEILELGIFKPKLTPVGSLSAGEIGYIATGIKDPSLVRVGDTVVKIPNSQFSISNIIPLPGYQEPQSLVFVNFYPEDTNRFELLENALKKLKLNDAALFFAKEKQEVLGQGFRLGFLGSLHLEIVKERLRREYQLNPIITIPTVKHQVILKAGEEIEIFSPNDLPSADKISEIKEPWVKGEIIVANIYLSQVLSLVQLNRGWAGGLENMSNEIVLVNFHLPLAEIILDFYDKLKSASRGYASLSYEVSGWQAGDLVKLDILIANEKVDAFARIVPREKADSIGRQTIEKIKELLPREAFAVAIQAAIGSKIIARVTLSAMKKDVTGHLYGGDRTRKMKLWEKQQKGKKRLAKFGKVQVPNEVFFEVFKATK, encoded by the coding sequence ATGAACCAAGAACAGATTAGAAATTTCTGCATTACCGCTCATATAGATCACGGAAAGAGTACATTAGCAGACAGATTTTTAGAGCTTACTGGCGCAGTCAGTCAGCGTGAATTTCGGAATCAGTTTTTGGACCAGATGGAATTAGAAAGAGAACGGGGAATAACCATTAAAATGCAGCCGGTAAGAATGACCTACCGTCCGCAAATTCTAAGTTCTAAGCACGAAATTCTAAACAAATCCAAAACTCAAAATTCTAAAGGTTTAGAAATTAGAAATTCGGATTTAGAAATTGCAAATTCAACACAAGAGTTTGTGTTGAATTTGATTGACACTCCCGGTCATGTTGATTTTACTTATGAAGTTTCCAGGTCTTTGGCCGCGGTTGAAGGCGCGATTCTTTTGGTTGATATCACTCAAGGGATTCAGGCCCAAACTTTAGCCAATCTTCATTTAGCCCAAAAGCAAAATCTGGCGATTGTTGGCGCGGTTAACAAGATTGACCTTAATCACTCTAAAGCTGATTTAGAAGCGCTGAAAAGCAAAATAGCCGAGTTAATCAACTGTTCACCAGAAGAGATTTTAGAGGTTTCAGGGAAAACCGGCCAGGGCGCGGCCGAGCTTTTAAGGTTAGTGATTTTAAAGATTCCGCCGCCCCAAGGTAAACCAGAAGCCTTGCTTCGGGCTTTGGTTTTTGATTCTTTTTATGATTCGTTCAAAGGCGTAGTCGCTTGTATTCGTTTAGTTGACGGTGAAGTTAAACAAGGAGATAGAATCAAGCTTTTCGCTTCCGGCGCAGAAACCGAGATCTTGGAATTAGGCATATTCAAGCCTAAATTAACTCCGGTTGGTTCTTTGTCTGCGGGAGAGATTGGTTATATCGCTACCGGAATTAAAGACCCAAGTTTGGTTAGGGTGGGGGATACGGTGGTAAAAATTCCCAATTCCCAGTTTTCAATTTCCAATATTATTCCCTTGCCCGGCTATCAAGAACCCCAGTCCCTGGTTTTTGTTAATTTTTATCCCGAAGATACAAACAGATTTGAGCTTTTAGAAAATGCTTTGAAAAAACTCAAACTAAATGACGCCGCTTTATTTTTTGCCAAAGAGAAACAGGAAGTTCTGGGACAGGGATTTCGTTTGGGGTTTTTAGGCAGTTTGCATTTAGAGATTGTTAAAGAAAGATTGCGCCGCGAATACCAGTTAAATCCAATAATTACCATTCCCACGGTTAAGCATCAAGTAATTTTAAAAGCCGGCGAAGAAATAGAAATTTTCAGCCCCAATGATCTGCCTTCAGCTGACAAGATTTCAGAGATTAAAGAGCCCTGGGTTAAAGGCGAGATAATCGTCGCCAATATTTATCTTAGCCAAGTTTTAAGCTTGGTTCAGCTGAATCGGGGCTGGGCCGGAGGGCTGGAAAACATGTCTAATGAAATAGTCTTGGTTAATTTTCATCTGCCTTTAGCCGAAATTATTCTGGATTTTTATGATAAGTTAAAAAGCGCTTCTCGGGGTTATGCTTCGTTGAGCTACGAAGTTTCGGGTTGGCAAGCCGGCGATTTGGTTAAACTGGATATTTTAATTGCCAATGAGAAAGTTGATGCTTTTGCCAGAATTGTGCCAAGAGAAAAAGCCGATTCAATCGGTCGGCAGACGATTGAAAAGATTAAAGAGCTTTTGCCCCGGGAAGCTTTTGCCGTAGCGATCCAAGCGGCAATTGGTTCAAAAATTATTGCCCGGGTGACTTTATCAGCGATGAAAAAAGATGTCACCGGCCATCTGTACGGCGGCGACCGAACCAGAAAAATGAAGCTCTGGGAAAAACAGCAAAAAGGCAAAAAGCGGTTAGCTAAATTCGGGAAAGTTCAGGTGCCAAACGAAGTGTTTTTTGAGGTTTTCAAAGCCACGAAATAA
- a CDS encoding septum formation initiator family protein produces MVSKKVFAFILLAVTPILLLSFISAWVKHQELARRYQGLEAENLSLETENQELGALLEHISLDAVKELEVRKKLNYTKPGEKLVIFVSPSPIPEPTPARQSFFDKILKVFSRQ; encoded by the coding sequence ATGGTTTCAAAAAAAGTTTTTGCTTTTATTTTGTTGGCAGTGACGCCAATCTTGCTTTTGAGTTTTATCAGCGCCTGGGTTAAACATCAGGAACTGGCCCGGCGCTATCAAGGGCTTGAAGCAGAAAACTTGAGTCTGGAGACTGAAAATCAGGAGTTGGGGGCTTTATTGGAGCATATTTCCTTAGACGCGGTTAAGGAGTTGGAAGTGAGAAAAAAGCTTAACTACACTAAACCCGGCGAGAAATTGGTGATTTTTGTTTCGCCTTCACCGATTCCAGAACCAACTCCGGCTCGTCAGAGCTTCTTTGATAAAATATTAAAGGTTTTTTCGCGGCAGTAG
- the murJ gene encoding murein biosynthesis integral membrane protein MurJ yields MNLSESELKNQLIEPTGKDRERAPGFFQWLNFSSQSLETGALIIGGSTLIGTLLGLLKNTLLAARFGATRDLDIYFAGFRIPDFLYSILVFSALSSSFMPVFARAIKKGKQEVWEMVSAIFGVFSLFFGFFALLVFIFSEQAAGLVAPGFSSLDLERLSVLLKILMLQPILLAGSNLFSITLQGFKKFFVSSLAPVFYNLGIILGIVWLSNFWGINGVGWGVVLGALLHLLIQLPSLKSLGFVLSFSKRALVHLKEMFYLMVPRTFTILANNLVLFWITSVSSLLAGGALGIYNLADSLQSFPLTILVLSLTAAAFPYLSEKWANYQESQDPRFKQEFVDIFDSVLQKISLIIIPVSLLLAVFSQELVRLIFGYGSFTPQDQLLTSLTLVVFAIFLPAQALTTFLIRAFFSTGNTKDPFVSMFASAFLIKIPLVWIFSKPLGVVGLSLGFSLGFLFDCLYLFLVFKKKTKISRLNLFSQGIKTGWYWGAVLALPGLIGFFGFSFLPILARQSFIFQALIKLGLTLISLLIGFKLKLVSFSDFSLFFPNQRSNYEPRTD; encoded by the coding sequence TTGAATTTGTCAGAATCAGAGCTTAAAAATCAGTTAATTGAACCAACAGGAAAAGACAGGGAAAGGGCCCCGGGATTTTTTCAATGGCTTAATTTTTCTTCTCAAAGTTTAGAAACCGGCGCTTTAATCATTGGCGGTTCAACTCTGATTGGCACTCTGCTTGGCTTGCTGAAAAATACTTTGTTGGCAGCCAGATTTGGCGCCACCCGGGACCTGGATATTTATTTTGCCGGCTTTCGGATTCCGGATTTTCTTTACAGCATTTTAGTTTTTAGCGCCCTTTCCAGTTCTTTTATGCCGGTTTTTGCCCGAGCAATAAAAAAAGGTAAACAAGAGGTCTGGGAAATGGTTAGCGCCATCTTTGGAGTTTTTTCTTTGTTCTTTGGTTTTTTTGCTTTATTAGTTTTTATTTTTTCAGAACAAGCCGCCGGATTAGTGGCGCCGGGGTTTTCCTCCCTTGACCTTGAGCGGTTGTCTGTTTTGCTTAAAATACTGATGCTTCAGCCGATACTTTTGGCTGGCTCTAATCTGTTTTCTATTACCCTGCAGGGTTTTAAAAAGTTTTTTGTTTCTTCATTGGCGCCGGTTTTTTATAATTTAGGAATAATCCTCGGCATTGTCTGGCTAAGCAATTTTTGGGGAATCAATGGTGTTGGCTGGGGCGTGGTGCTTGGCGCCTTGCTTCATCTTTTGATTCAACTGCCCAGCCTAAAGAGTCTGGGGTTTGTTTTATCGTTTTCTAAAAGAGCCCTAGTTCATCTCAAGGAAATGTTCTATTTAATGGTGCCGAGAACTTTTACGATTTTGGCGAATAACCTGGTTTTGTTCTGGATTACTTCAGTTTCCAGTTTGCTGGCCGGCGGCGCTTTAGGAATTTATAATCTGGCTGATTCTTTGCAGTCTTTCCCCTTGACAATCCTGGTTCTCTCTTTAACTGCCGCCGCTTTTCCTTATTTATCTGAAAAATGGGCCAATTACCAAGAGAGCCAAGATCCCCGATTTAAGCAGGAATTTGTTGATATTTTTGATTCGGTGCTCCAGAAAATTAGCTTAATTATTATTCCCGTTTCCTTGCTTTTAGCTGTTTTCAGCCAAGAACTGGTCAGATTAATTTTTGGTTATGGCAGTTTTACTCCTCAAGATCAGTTGTTAACCAGTTTGACTCTGGTGGTTTTTGCTATTTTCTTGCCAGCCCAGGCCTTAACTACTTTTTTAATCCGGGCTTTTTTCTCTACCGGCAACACTAAAGATCCTTTTGTTTCAATGTTTGCTTCTGCTTTTTTGATTAAAATTCCTCTTGTCTGGATTTTTTCAAAACCTCTTGGCGTGGTTGGTCTATCTTTGGGCTTTAGCTTGGGGTTTTTATTTGATTGCCTATATCTGTTCTTGGTTTTTAAAAAGAAAACAAAGATTAGCCGCTTAAATCTTTTTTCTCAAGGAATTAAAACCGGCTGGTATTGGGGCGCAGTTTTGGCTTTGCCCGGCTTGATCGGTTTTTTCGGCTTTAGTTTTCTGCCGATTTTAGCCCGGCAAAGTTTTATTTTTCAGGCCTTGATTAAACTGGGATTAACCCTAATCAGTTTATTGATTGGCTTCAAACTTAAACTGGTTAGTTTTTCAGACTTTTCTTTGTTTTTTCCCAACCAAAGATCCAATTATGAACCAAGAACAGATTAG
- a CDS encoding lytic murein transglycosylase, whose translation MRTIIDIKKRPGFSYSSSENKSSSQSDNLILRLRQKTSVNPGLIKALAGFFVGLGLLSSQIGFVSAPISVSFADTLDALEARRELEQKLSEIESQIQGYENTIQGIQGEKKTLANEIKILDSTIAKLNLQIKAIDLEIQRLNLRINDLSLGIKDSESRIDKQRTLLADSLKALYESDQLSLLEVLVSRNSLSEFFDEINAQTAIQVEVQKDLNLIKELKVSLEGQRTSWIDRREDQAALLRLQEAQKSQLAGKKAEKDKLLAATKGKEAAYQKLLKESEKTAAEIRAQLYRLIGGGEIKFGDALKYAEFAYQQTGVRPALLLAVLDKESALGKNVGRCNWETAMHPTRDKPAFLQITQELGLDPDSVPVSCPILSDGAYGGAMGIAQFIPSTWMIYKDRIQKITGTMPSPWNPRDAFLATSLYLSDAGASNANYTNERIAAAKYYAGGRWRYYLYSYGDRVMELARYYENQIQILKQAGVDNFYFSLFF comes from the coding sequence ATGCGTACGATTATTGATATTAAGAAAAGACCCGGTTTTTCTTATTCTTCTTCTGAAAACAAATCTTCAAGTCAGTCTGACAATCTGATTTTGCGCCTAAGGCAGAAAACTTCGGTTAATCCCGGGTTGATCAAAGCTCTGGCTGGTTTTTTTGTCGGCTTGGGTTTGTTAAGCAGCCAGATTGGTTTTGTCTCCGCTCCGATCTCTGTTTCTTTTGCGGACACCTTAGACGCCTTAGAAGCGAGAAGGGAGTTGGAGCAAAAATTAAGCGAGATTGAGTCCCAGATTCAAGGTTATGAAAACACCATTCAAGGCATTCAAGGCGAGAAAAAAACCTTGGCTAACGAGATAAAGATTTTAGACAGCACCATCGCCAAACTTAATCTGCAGATTAAGGCAATTGATTTGGAAATCCAAAGATTAAATTTAAGGATTAATGATTTGAGTCTTGGCATTAAAGATTCTGAATCAAGAATTGATAAACAGAGAACCCTTTTGGCAGATTCTTTAAAAGCTCTTTATGAAAGCGACCAGCTTTCGCTTTTGGAAGTTTTGGTTAGTCGCAATTCTTTATCCGAGTTTTTTGATGAGATTAACGCTCAAACAGCGATTCAGGTTGAGGTTCAAAAAGATTTGAATTTAATCAAAGAGTTAAAAGTTAGTTTAGAGGGCCAGCGAACCAGTTGGATTGACCGGCGAGAAGACCAGGCGGCTTTGCTTCGGCTCCAAGAAGCCCAGAAATCCCAGTTAGCCGGGAAAAAAGCAGAAAAAGATAAGCTTTTAGCAGCTACTAAAGGCAAGGAAGCTGCTTATCAGAAATTATTAAAAGAATCGGAAAAAACTGCGGCAGAGATTAGGGCCCAGCTTTATCGGCTGATTGGCGGCGGGGAGATTAAATTCGGCGATGCTTTGAAATATGCCGAGTTTGCTTATCAGCAGACCGGTGTTCGGCCTGCTCTTTTGCTGGCAGTTTTGGATAAAGAGTCAGCTCTGGGTAAAAATGTCGGCCGATGCAACTGGGAAACAGCTATGCACCCGACCAGAGACAAGCCGGCTTTTCTGCAAATTACCCAAGAATTGGGCTTAGATCCTGATTCAGTGCCGGTTTCCTGTCCGATTTTGTCAGACGGAGCTTATGGCGGCGCTATGGGTATTGCCCAGTTTATTCCTTCTACTTGGATGATTTATAAAGACAGGATTCAAAAAATTACCGGGACTATGCCTTCGCCTTGGAATCCGCGCGACGCTTTTTTAGCAACCTCGCTTTACTTGTCTGATGCCGGAGCTAGCAATGCTAATTATACTAATGAAAGGATTGCCGCGGCTAAATATTACGCCGGCGGCCGCTGGCGCTATTATCTCTATTCTTATGGAGATCGGGTGATGGAGTTAGCTCGTTACTATGAAAATCAGATCCAGATTTTGAAACAGGCCGGGGTAGATAATTTTTATTTCTCTTTATTTTTTTAA
- the prfA gene encoding peptide chain release factor 1, whose protein sequence is MEESFLELKKEFAELGEKIADSNFIQDQKQYQQAAKRFSLLSPLAEKISQLEKLEKAVQQTNLLLGKEKDQELLKLAEEEKTRLEQEKISLFRELEKEVEALAGEEKAQTTANEILLEIRAGTGGDEAALFALDLFRMYQRYAEKNGWSFKVLSESRDELGGYKEVVVEIKGKKVFSLLRYERGVHRVQRIPETEKSGRIHTSTATVAVLPVLKDVSVEVEEKDLEISFTRSGGPGGQNVNKLETAVRIKHLPTGIVVACQSERHQHQNKERALGMLKAKLYQIEQEKQQEKISSERRTQVGTGERSEKIRTYNYPQDRITDHRVGESWKNIQKILAGDLDLIISSLSESGRN, encoded by the coding sequence ATGGAAGAATCTTTTTTAGAACTAAAAAAAGAGTTTGCTGAATTAGGAGAAAAAATTGCCGACTCTAATTTTATTCAAGACCAAAAACAATATCAGCAAGCAGCTAAAAGATTTTCTTTGCTCTCACCCCTGGCAGAGAAAATTAGCCAACTGGAAAAGTTAGAAAAAGCAGTTCAGCAAACCAACTTACTTCTTGGCAAAGAAAAAGACCAGGAACTGCTGAAATTGGCTGAAGAAGAAAAAACCAGATTAGAACAGGAAAAAATTTCTTTGTTCAGGGAGTTAGAAAAGGAAGTTGAAGCATTGGCCGGGGAAGAAAAAGCACAAACAACAGCCAACGAGATTCTTTTAGAGATTAGAGCCGGTACCGGCGGAGACGAGGCTGCTTTGTTTGCCCTGGACTTATTTAGAATGTACCAGCGATATGCTGAAAAAAACGGCTGGAGTTTCAAAGTTTTAAGCGAGAGCCGCGATGAGCTTGGCGGTTATAAAGAAGTAGTGGTTGAGATAAAAGGCAAAAAAGTTTTTTCTTTGCTCCGATATGAACGCGGAGTTCATCGGGTCCAGCGGATTCCAGAAACAGAAAAATCCGGCCGGATTCATACTTCGACTGCGACCGTGGCGGTTTTACCGGTTTTGAAAGATGTTTCAGTTGAGGTGGAGGAAAAAGACTTAGAAATTAGTTTTACTCGATCTGGCGGCCCCGGCGGCCAGAATGTCAATAAGCTGGAAACTGCGGTTAGGATTAAACATCTGCCAACCGGAATTGTTGTTGCTTGCCAGTCAGAAAGGCACCAGCACCAAAATAAAGAACGGGCCCTGGGAATGCTCAAAGCGAAACTTTATCAAATTGAACAGGAAAAACAGCAGGAAAAGATCAGCTCTGAGCGCCGAACCCAAGTTGGCACTGGCGAACGGTCGGAGAAAATCCGAACTTATAATTACCCTCAAGACAGGATTACCGATCACCGAGTCGGTGAATCCTGGAAAAATATTCAGAAGATTTTAGCCGGCGATCTTGACTTGATTATTTCTTCTTTGTCTGAATCAGGCCGAAATTAA